The following coding sequences are from one Triticum dicoccoides isolate Atlit2015 ecotype Zavitan chromosome 4A, WEW_v2.0, whole genome shotgun sequence window:
- the LOC119289667 gene encoding uncharacterized protein LOC119289667, whose product MEAPTPRHPPCFLLVASPPGSKRGRVGRRQGSSDERLRSADTLDLCALAKLVEPETDWKTFSDILELAVEGRGSRDKNDRWAWKIHQKQKKIFSKLRKRAIEAGDQL is encoded by the exons ATGGAGGCTCCGACCCCGAGGCACCCTCCCTGCTTCCTTCTGGTTGCATCTCCCCCAG GCTCGAAGAGAGGAAGAGTAGGCCGGCGGCAAGGATCCAGTGACGAGCGCCTCCGTAGTGCAGATACTTTGGATCTATGTGCTTTGGCCAAATTGGTCGAGCCTGAGACTGATTGGAAG ACCTTTTCTGATATCCTTGAATTAGCCGTGGAAGGCAGAGGAAGTAGAGATAAAAAT GACAGATGGGCCTGGAAGATACACCAGAAACAGAAGAAAATTTTCTCAAAATTGCGAAAGAGAGCTATAGAGGCCGGTGATCAACTCTAA